One window of the Mycoplasmopsis anatis genome contains the following:
- a CDS encoding FMN-dependent NADH-azoreductase: MKVLVLKGHLVADANSFSNKVADYLIDKVQSKYIDSEIEVINLADTKLSEVFLTQKSFTTYYSDVESSKWIAKIKEVDKVIISVPMINFGPSIIVKNFIDAISVADQTFSYKYSKKGDAIGLLTNIDVTIIASQGAPEGWYLWGNHLSWLEGTFKFLGAKKVQSLLISGTKVNLAKSLNNGELIDEYSKRIDSLVENL, from the coding sequence ATGAAAGTTTTAGTACTAAAAGGTCATCTTGTTGCTGATGCTAACTCATTCTCAAATAAAGTAGCTGATTATTTAATTGATAAAGTACAGTCTAAATATATCGATTCAGAAATTGAAGTAATTAATTTAGCTGATACTAAATTATCAGAAGTATTTCTTACACAAAAATCATTTACAACTTATTATTCTGATGTTGAAAGTTCTAAATGAATCGCAAAAATTAAAGAAGTTGATAAAGTTATTATATCTGTTCCTATGATTAATTTTGGTCCTTCTATAATTGTTAAGAATTTCATAGATGCAATATCAGTTGCAGATCAAACTTTTTCTTATAAATACAGCAAAAAAGGAGATGCAATTGGTTTATTAACAAATATTGACGTAACAATTATTGCATCACAGGGTGCTCCCGAAGGTTGATATTTATGAGGTAATCACTTATCTTGACTTGAAGGAACATTCAAATTTTTAGGTGCAAAAAAAGTACAATCGCTTTTAATTTCAGGAACAAAAGTTAACTTGGCAAAATCCTTAAATAATGGTGAATTGATTGATGAATATAGCAAAAGAATCGATTCACTTGTTGAAAATTTATAA
- the aspS gene encoding aspartate--tRNA ligase: MKKEIKNNELRLENVGQKVTLYGWVANKRRFGELNFVDLRDKYGITQLVFNKPINFSKESVLEVQGLVVERKDKNPSLETGDIEVVVDNFTILSSSAELPFSIKDEIEVKEDLRLKYRYLDLRRPVMQKTLALKNKIFYHIREYMQENDFTELETPMLAKATPEGARDFLVPTRTKGSFFALPQSPQLFKQLLMVAGFERYYQFARCFRDEDSRKDRQPEFTQLDIEVSFMSVDKFQEIVEGLFKHFMKKIGHDIKTPFQRLKFDDCIRDYGTDKPDLRYEYKIIDIDSFCNNTDFNVIRDAKSKRMLKVPSIITKKDFKVLEEIANKNKAKILFYFVVENGVVTHSNFAKKVADEVNKLIQIYGDGSYFVVADDFENASKALGAVRVELNNMFSYARDEYNFSWIVDWPMFEYDETFKRWQAAHHPFTQFDNTLEEINTLELSKLRAKSYDLVLNGFELGSGSARISDPQMQQKMFELIGMSKEEQESKFGFFLKAFNYGVPPHCGIGLGMDRLTMILANHKTIRDVIAFPKNAKNQDVFTEAPSGVSEEQLQELFIKVIEEEK, encoded by the coding sequence ATGAAAAAAGAAATTAAAAATAATGAATTAAGATTAGAAAATGTTGGTCAAAAAGTTACTCTTTATGGATGGGTCGCTAACAAAAGAAGATTTGGTGAATTAAATTTCGTTGACTTAAGGGACAAATACGGAATTACTCAACTAGTTTTTAATAAACCTATTAATTTTTCAAAAGAAAGTGTTTTAGAAGTACAAGGATTGGTTGTAGAAAGAAAAGATAAAAATCCAAGTTTAGAAACTGGAGATATTGAGGTTGTTGTTGATAACTTCACAATTCTCTCAAGCTCTGCTGAATTACCTTTTTCAATCAAAGATGAAATCGAAGTAAAAGAAGATTTAAGACTAAAATATAGATATTTAGACTTAAGAAGACCAGTTATGCAAAAAACTCTTGCACTTAAAAATAAAATTTTCTATCACATTAGAGAATATATGCAAGAAAATGACTTTACTGAATTAGAAACTCCAATGTTAGCCAAGGCTACGCCTGAGGGAGCTAGAGACTTTTTAGTTCCAACTAGAACTAAAGGATCATTTTTCGCATTGCCTCAATCACCACAATTATTTAAACAATTACTAATGGTTGCTGGATTTGAAAGATATTATCAATTTGCTAGATGCTTCAGAGATGAAGATTCTAGAAAAGATAGACAACCAGAATTTACTCAATTAGATATCGAAGTAAGTTTTATGTCAGTTGATAAATTCCAAGAAATAGTTGAAGGTTTATTTAAACACTTTATGAAAAAAATTGGTCATGATATTAAAACTCCATTTCAAAGATTAAAATTTGATGACTGTATTAGAGACTATGGGACAGATAAACCGGACTTAAGATATGAATATAAAATTATTGATATTGATTCATTCTGCAACAATACAGACTTTAATGTAATTAGAGATGCAAAAAGCAAAAGAATGCTTAAAGTTCCTTCGATAATTACCAAAAAAGATTTTAAGGTACTTGAAGAAATTGCAAATAAAAATAAAGCCAAAATATTGTTCTATTTTGTTGTAGAAAATGGTGTTGTTACTCATTCAAATTTCGCTAAAAAAGTTGCTGATGAAGTAAATAAACTTATTCAAATTTATGGTGATGGTTCATATTTTGTTGTTGCTGATGATTTTGAAAATGCTTCTAAGGCTCTTGGAGCAGTTCGTGTTGAATTGAATAACATGTTTAGTTATGCTCGTGATGAATATAACTTTAGTTGAATAGTTGATTGACCAATGTTTGAGTATGATGAAACATTCAAACGTTGGCAAGCAGCACACCATCCGTTTACTCAATTTGATAATACTTTAGAAGAAATTAACACTTTGGAACTTTCAAAATTACGTGCTAAAAGCTATGACCTAGTATTGAATGGTTTTGAATTAGGTTCTGGTTCTGCTAGAATCAGCGATCCTCAAATGCAACAAAAAATGTTTGAACTAATCGGTATGAGCAAGGAAGAACAAGAATCAAAATTTGGTTTCTTCCTAAAAGCTTTCAATTACGGAGTTCCACCACACTGCGGAATCGGTTTAGGTATGGATAGACTAACAATGATTTTAGCTAACCACAAAACAATTAGAGATGTTATTGCGTTCCCTAAAAATGCAAAAAATCAAGATGTCTTCACAGAAGCACCAAGTGGAGTTTCTGAAGAACAACTTCAAGAGTTGTTTATCAAAGTGATTGAAGAAGAAAAATAA
- the hisS gene encoding histidine--tRNA ligase, translating into MIFKIKGTKDYDKYDVALRDDIYNNFSNLTKIYNFKMIETPIFEATELFKRSNESSDMVRKEMYDFLDKGKRSICLRPEGTAPFIRALIENKWYVDQSKFAYFGPMFRYEQPQKGRYRQFIQAGIEYISNKNPLYDVEVILMAKEIIQKYFDFDKQIELKINSIGDIETRKKYEEDVYNFLIPYYDQLTQTSKERLDERKVLRILDDKVDSKHEFIKKCPKIIDYLSSSSRDYFESICNNLKNQNIKFTISTDLVRGLDYYDELVFEFVVKDQDTELTILGGGRYSKLINELGGPELSSIGFGLGVDRMMTLIKELHPEINEKLQQNIDSVEVFAATSTDNIENKRIIFELVNNLRKNNISVEFNPEEIKIKKIFNHAQKYNAKFLLFDDVKVKDKILLKNLKTKETYQLEKNDSILINIMNLIKNN; encoded by the coding sequence ATGATTTTTAAAATTAAAGGCACAAAAGATTATGACAAATACGATGTTGCTTTAAGAGATGATATTTATAATAATTTTAGTAACTTAACTAAAATTTACAATTTTAAAATGATTGAAACTCCAATTTTTGAGGCTACAGAATTATTTAAGCGCTCAAATGAATCAAGTGATATGGTGCGTAAGGAAATGTATGATTTCTTAGATAAGGGTAAACGTTCAATTTGTCTTAGACCTGAAGGTACTGCACCATTTATACGTGCTTTGATTGAAAATAAGTGATATGTAGATCAAAGTAAATTTGCTTATTTTGGACCTATGTTTAGATATGAACAACCTCAAAAGGGTCGTTACCGTCAGTTTATTCAAGCCGGAATTGAATATATCTCAAATAAGAATCCATTATATGATGTTGAAGTAATTTTAATGGCCAAGGAAATCATTCAGAAATATTTTGACTTTGATAAACAAATTGAATTAAAAATTAATTCAATCGGCGATATTGAAACTAGAAAAAAATATGAAGAAGATGTTTATAACTTTCTCATTCCATATTATGATCAACTAACTCAAACAAGTAAAGAGAGATTAGATGAACGTAAAGTTTTAAGAATTCTTGATGATAAAGTTGATTCAAAGCATGAATTTATTAAAAAATGTCCAAAAATTATTGATTATCTAAGTTCAAGTTCACGGGATTACTTCGAATCAATTTGTAATAATCTTAAAAATCAGAACATCAAATTTACTATTTCCACAGATTTAGTAAGAGGGTTAGATTATTATGATGAATTAGTGTTTGAATTTGTTGTTAAAGATCAAGACACAGAATTAACTATTCTTGGCGGTGGAAGATATTCAAAATTAATTAATGAACTTGGTGGACCGGAACTTTCAAGTATCGGATTTGGTCTTGGTGTAGACCGTATGATGACCTTAATTAAAGAACTTCATCCGGAAATAAATGAAAAATTACAACAAAACATTGATTCAGTTGAAGTTTTCGCTGCAACAAGTACTGACAATATTGAAAATAAAAGAATAATTTTTGAATTAGTTAATAACTTAAGAAAAAATAACATTAGTGTTGAATTTAATCCCGAAGAAATAAAAATTAAAAAAATATTCAACCATGCTCAAAAATACAATGCTAAATTCTTATTATTTGATGATGTTAAAGTAAAAGACAAAATATTACTCAAGAATTTAAAAACTAAAGAAACATATCAATTGGAAAAAAATGATTCAATTCTAATAAATATTATGAATTTGATTAAAAATAACTAA
- a CDS encoding valine--tRNA ligase: protein MEKIYNHKEVEKNIEKKWQEKRYFMNHDERKKPFSILLPPPNVTGKLHLGHALDSYIPDTIIRYKKLNNYDVFWIAGMDHAGIATQAKVEQTLYENKGLTRHDLGREEFLKLVWEWKKDYAQTFRKQWASLGLALDYANERFTLDESANNAVLKVFIELYNKGLIYRDIKAINWDPELETALSNIEVVNKPTEQKMYYIKYFIENSSEFLEVATVRTETLLSDVALVYNSEDKRYKHLQGKFAIHPITKRKLPIIEDDYVDKDFGSGVMKLSAHAEVDIEIIKKHGLEIIETIDKRGYINSPNSTFDKLERFEAREAIAKFLSENNYLTKVENSISNVGYSDRSKAPIEILVMPQWFVKMDKFAKDILEHLNSEEKVDFFPSRFESTLKQWMENVYDWTISRQLWWGHQIPCWYKNNEIKVQIECPGEGWVQDQDVLDTWFSSGLAPFAFLGWPDNDEKLKRYYPGDVLVTGYDLIFFWIARMYLFGLEFQNKKPFKHVLLHGLIRDEQNRKMSKSLNNGIDPIDVVEKYGSDALRWFLIANTTPGMDIRYSPEKIQVAWAMNNKLWNIARYISEMEDNSSTKYTDADKWITNKIIALQSNIDKFMEKYEFTLMCAEVNKFIYNDFSSWYIELIKLNASKKVSLEILKNILIILHPFMPFITDRLFSDIFNEELLEYSWPKLEKFENVEYIDTLIEIISTIRRYREENQISKKEVINYYFDNELNEIAKETIKKMAIAEFKNNNDAIFALNSGNLFIEIDTNQREINKQRLLEKIEKVKFEINRATNMLNNKSFTDKAPADKVQAERDKLEKYQEELKIYEEELRCKY from the coding sequence GTGGAAAAAATTTATAATCACAAAGAAGTTGAGAAAAATATTGAGAAAAAATGACAAGAAAAAAGATATTTCATGAATCATGATGAGAGAAAAAAACCGTTTTCAATACTTTTACCACCTCCTAATGTTACAGGAAAATTACATCTCGGACATGCATTAGATTCCTACATTCCTGACACTATTATTCGTTACAAAAAATTGAATAATTATGATGTGTTTTGAATAGCGGGTATGGATCATGCGGGAATTGCAACACAAGCTAAAGTTGAACAAACTTTATATGAAAACAAAGGTTTGACAAGACATGATTTAGGTAGAGAAGAATTTCTAAAATTAGTTTGAGAATGAAAAAAAGATTATGCTCAAACATTTAGAAAACAGTGAGCATCATTGGGGTTAGCGTTAGATTATGCTAACGAGAGATTTACATTAGATGAAAGTGCTAATAATGCTGTTCTAAAAGTATTTATTGAACTTTACAACAAAGGACTAATTTATAGAGATATTAAAGCAATAAATTGAGATCCAGAATTAGAAACAGCTTTATCAAATATCGAAGTTGTTAATAAACCAACTGAACAAAAAATGTACTATATTAAGTACTTTATTGAAAACTCAAGTGAATTTTTAGAAGTGGCAACAGTTAGAACTGAGACATTACTTTCAGATGTTGCTCTAGTATATAATTCGGAAGATAAAAGATATAAACATCTTCAAGGAAAATTTGCAATTCACCCAATCACTAAAAGAAAATTACCAATAATTGAAGATGATTATGTAGATAAAGATTTTGGTTCAGGTGTTATGAAATTATCAGCTCATGCTGAAGTTGATATTGAAATAATTAAAAAACATGGATTGGAAATTATTGAAACTATCGATAAAAGAGGATATATTAATTCTCCTAATTCTACCTTTGATAAGTTAGAAAGATTTGAAGCTCGTGAAGCTATTGCAAAGTTCTTGAGCGAAAATAATTATTTAACTAAAGTTGAAAATTCAATATCAAACGTTGGATATAGTGATAGAAGTAAAGCGCCAATTGAAATTCTTGTCATGCCTCAATGATTTGTTAAAATGGATAAATTTGCCAAAGACATTTTAGAACATCTTAATAGTGAAGAAAAAGTTGATTTCTTCCCATCACGTTTTGAAAGTACATTAAAACAATGAATGGAAAATGTTTATGATTGAACAATTTCTAGACAACTTTGATGAGGTCACCAAATTCCATGTTGATACAAAAATAATGAAATTAAGGTTCAAATAGAATGTCCAGGAGAAGGTTGAGTTCAAGATCAAGATGTGCTTGATACTTGATTCTCTAGCGGCCTTGCTCCTTTCGCTTTCTTGGGATGGCCTGATAACGATGAAAAACTTAAGAGATATTATCCAGGAGATGTTCTAGTCACAGGGTATGACTTAATTTTCTTCTGAATTGCTCGTATGTATCTTTTTGGATTAGAATTTCAAAATAAAAAACCATTTAAGCATGTATTACTTCACGGTTTAATAAGAGATGAACAAAATAGAAAAATGTCTAAATCATTAAATAATGGTATAGATCCAATTGATGTTGTAGAAAAATATGGTTCAGATGCATTAAGATGGTTTTTAATTGCAAATACAACTCCAGGAATGGATATTAGATATTCTCCTGAAAAAATTCAGGTCGCATGAGCAATGAATAATAAACTTTGGAATATTGCAAGATATATTTCAGAAATGGAAGATAATTCAAGTACTAAGTACACAGATGCTGATAAATGAATCACTAATAAAATTATTGCTCTTCAAAGTAATATCGATAAATTTATGGAAAAATATGAATTTACATTAATGTGTGCAGAAGTTAACAAATTTATTTACAACGATTTTAGTTCTTGGTATATTGAATTGATTAAGTTGAATGCTTCTAAAAAAGTTTCATTAGAAATCCTTAAAAATATTTTGATTATACTTCATCCCTTTATGCCATTTATCACTGATAGATTATTTAGTGATATCTTTAATGAAGAATTATTAGAATACTCTTGACCTAAACTGGAAAAATTTGAAAATGTTGAGTATATTGATACATTAATTGAAATAATTTCAACAATAAGAAGGTATCGTGAAGAAAATCAAATTTCAAAAAAAGAAGTTATAAATTATTACTTTGATAATGAATTAAATGAAATAGCCAAAGAAACTATCAAAAAGATGGCAATTGCTGAATTTAAAAATAACAATGATGCAATTTTTGCGTTAAATTCGGGTAATTTATTTATCGAAATTGATACAAATCAAAGAGAAATTAATAAGCAAAGATTACTTGAAAAAATTGAAAAAGTTAAGTTTGAAATTAATAGAGCAACAAATATGTTAAATAATAAAAGCTTTACTGATAAAGCTCCAGCTGATAAAGTTCAAGCTGAAAGAGATAAGCTTGAAAAATACCAAGAAGAACTTAAAATTTACGAGGAGGAACTTAGATGCAAATATTAA
- a CDS encoding bifunctional 5,10-methylenetetrahydrofolate dehydrogenase/5,10-methenyltetrahydrofolate cyclohydrolase, with amino-acid sequence MQILSGVELAKSELEKLKNEIDSMNLPRKIRLGIVQVGDNPASNKYVQNKIKKAEYLGIEATLYKYDESISQDRLLKKMDSINDYSDGIIVQLPLPKHIPTQVIMDAIPYEKDIDGLSNRNEFALYNGSRTKDKFFVPATARAVLELMEHYNIKVEDKRVAVIGRSYLVGKPVAHIIKRMGASVATYDEHTGIKGVENADIVIVAAGEAKLVKEPNVKEGAIVIDVGTNLDDHLPDVISGDVDFESVKDKVAAITPVPGGVGPMTVVCLLKNLVDSIK; translated from the coding sequence ATGCAAATATTAAGTGGTGTTGAATTAGCTAAAAGTGAGTTAGAAAAATTAAAAAATGAAATTGATTCAATGAACTTACCAAGAAAAATTCGTCTTGGGATTGTTCAAGTAGGTGATAATCCAGCTTCTAACAAATATGTTCAAAACAAAATTAAAAAAGCCGAATACTTAGGTATTGAAGCTACATTATACAAATATGATGAGTCAATTAGTCAAGATAGACTACTTAAAAAAATGGATTCAATTAATGATTACAGTGATGGAATAATCGTTCAATTACCATTGCCAAAGCACATTCCAACTCAAGTTATTATGGACGCAATTCCATATGAAAAAGATATTGATGGATTAAGTAACAGAAATGAATTTGCTTTATATAACGGTTCTAGAACTAAAGATAAATTCTTTGTTCCAGCTACCGCTAGAGCTGTTTTAGAATTGATGGAACACTACAATATTAAAGTTGAAGATAAAAGAGTGGCTGTTATTGGTAGAAGTTATTTGGTTGGTAAACCGGTTGCTCACATTATCAAAAGAATGGGTGCATCAGTCGCTACTTATGATGAGCACACAGGTATTAAAGGTGTAGAAAATGCTGATATTGTTATTGTTGCTGCTGGTGAAGCTAAATTAGTTAAAGAGCCTAATGTTAAAGAAGGTGCTATAGTTATTGATGTAGGAACTAATTTAGATGATCATTTACCTGATGTAATTTCTGGTGATGTTGATTTTGAAAGTGTTAAAGATAAAGTTGCAGCAATTACACCTGTGCCTGGCGGTGTTGGACCTATGACTGTAGTTTGTCTTCTTAAGAATTTAGTAGATTCAATAAAATAG
- a CDS encoding MIP/aquaporin family protein, with product MAIAFLSELIGTMVLIILGNGVCASANFKNMFAHKTSNWVLITFGWAIAVFGGIVAAYLFQGAVAHLNPAVTVWSFFDKLLSNTLTGTEAGKHGLYVLGQIVGAFLGQVILNVINWNHIKENELGLLKGSSCTGASHPNKYAHNMMYEFVGTAVLIGLIAAGSKYDGFSQVGAMAVPFVVLGVGMSLGSATGYAINPVRDLVPRFVYFLTVKLMFKDAKDAPSADFKYGLLVPGLSPLLAGAFVSIVVFGLLKIAA from the coding sequence ATGGCAATAGCATTTTTAAGTGAACTTATAGGTACAATGGTTCTTATAATTCTTGGTAATGGTGTATGTGCATCAGCAAATTTTAAAAATATGTTTGCACACAAAACATCAAACTGAGTTCTAATTACATTTGGATGAGCAATAGCGGTTTTTGGTGGAATCGTCGCAGCTTATTTATTCCAAGGAGCGGTTGCTCATTTAAATCCAGCAGTTACAGTATGAAGTTTCTTTGATAAACTATTATCAAATACATTAACTGGTACTGAAGCTGGAAAACACGGACTATATGTTTTAGGTCAAATTGTAGGAGCGTTCTTAGGGCAAGTTATTCTTAATGTAATTAACTGAAATCACATTAAAGAAAATGAACTTGGATTATTGAAAGGTTCTTCATGTACTGGTGCTTCACATCCTAATAAATACGCACACAATATGATGTATGAATTCGTTGGTACAGCTGTTTTAATCGGATTGATTGCAGCAGGTAGCAAATATGATGGATTCAGCCAAGTTGGTGCTATGGCAGTTCCATTTGTTGTTTTAGGAGTTGGTATGTCTCTTGGTTCTGCAACAGGTTACGCAATCAACCCAGTTAGAGATTTAGTTCCTAGATTTGTATATTTCTTAACAGTAAAATTAATGTTCAAAGACGCAAAAGATGCTCCAAGTGCAGACTTTAAATATGGTTTATTAGTTCCTGGTTTATCTCCATTATTAGCTGGGGCATTTGTATCTATTGTTGTCTTTGGATTATTAAAGATAGCTGCCTAA
- the glpO gene encoding type 2 glycerol-3-phosphate oxidase: MKKYDVVIIGAGIIGASIAYELSRYKLDVLVVEKNPKVADETSLGNSGLIHGGFDPEPHKIEAKLNLAGNIKWQTDWFKHLKFPRVKIDSLILAFNEEEMKHVHMLYDRGLVNKLDPKDLKVLTREEVLKKEPNVNPEVLGALLCTSSVAIHPVEATKALLGASKQNGTELRVSSEVTDIKYENNEFTITLNGTDKVVAKKVVNAAGHYADILANKFKFDDFKQTTRRGEYRILDNYDKNLIGSVLFKVPTIHGKGVIVAPTLDGHYLVGPTAEEGVPREDTRLVTREKYDYIGEIGKKIVPSLKLERTIMTLSGSRPIDVETNDFVIRKSKNNPHFVLAAGMQSPALSSAPSIAEEIVKLLELKLEKRENFKPDYEIDVF, from the coding sequence ATGAAAAAATATGATGTAGTTATTATAGGAGCTGGTATTATCGGAGCATCTATTGCTTACGAATTATCAAGATACAAACTTGATGTATTAGTTGTTGAAAAAAATCCTAAAGTTGCTGATGAAACTTCTCTAGGAAATTCAGGATTGATTCATGGTGGTTTTGACCCCGAACCACATAAAATTGAGGCTAAATTAAACTTAGCAGGGAATATTAAATGACAAACTGATTGATTTAAGCACTTAAAATTCCCAAGAGTGAAAATTGATTCATTAATTTTAGCTTTTAACGAAGAAGAAATGAAACATGTTCACATGTTATATGATCGTGGATTGGTAAATAAACTTGATCCTAAAGACTTAAAAGTTCTTACAAGAGAAGAAGTACTTAAAAAAGAACCTAATGTAAATCCAGAAGTTTTAGGAGCTTTATTATGTACTTCATCTGTTGCTATTCACCCTGTTGAAGCTACTAAAGCACTTTTAGGAGCATCAAAACAAAACGGAACTGAATTAAGAGTAAGTTCAGAAGTTACAGATATTAAATATGAAAACAATGAATTTACAATAACACTTAACGGAACAGATAAAGTTGTTGCTAAAAAAGTTGTTAATGCTGCTGGACACTATGCAGACATTCTTGCAAACAAATTCAAATTTGATGATTTCAAACAAACAACACGTCGTGGAGAATACCGTATTTTAGATAATTACGATAAGAATTTAATTGGTTCGGTATTATTTAAAGTACCAACAATTCACGGAAAAGGAGTTATTGTTGCTCCAACATTAGATGGACACTACTTAGTTGGACCTACAGCTGAAGAAGGTGTGCCACGTGAAGATACAAGACTTGTTACAAGAGAAAAATACGATTACATCGGTGAAATAGGAAAGAAAATAGTTCCTTCACTTAAATTAGAAAGAACAATTATGACTCTTTCAGGTTCTCGCCCAATTGATGTTGAGACTAATGACTTTGTAATCCGTAAATCAAAAAATAACCCACACTTTGTTTTAGCGGCAGGAATGCAATCACCTGCACTTAGTTCGGCCCCTTCAATTGCTGAAGAAATAGTTAAACTGCTTGAACTAAAACTAGAAAAACGTGAAAACTTCAAACCTGATTATGAAATTGATGTATTCTAA
- a CDS encoding IS30 family transposase, which produces MIIANIKNSLEKVVCIKTKRKHLPNNHYLIKNSDEEIRLLHSKVLKTRLLKENQMSILHFNECLRLIGQNKTISQVSNIVRFQPKTIKKLLKISATNQGDFVKKFKKVCRNCDNYINYVNYIDFNLLAEHLIFYRSRRTRLHSKTIQNKWKDFIRFWNEEVDYFRKNRFSKDFTKRAIKVSAKALVNKFKKHYPNSPCPTTSTVYKCLKSNEFSLSIDILQFLSVGKYRKRTVKTQKSSLKNAIPIHQRPEEANNRTMEGHYELDTVIGKREDKYCLVTVLDRKSRRLYSVRSLKTSLAVKKSLIKIIENNALKIKTLTIDNGSENVLLHEVINQNNLYKCDAYCSYQKGSIENIHRHIRRYIAKGISMDKFSDEQIQIMINRINKYLLLISK; this is translated from the coding sequence ATGATTATAGCAAATATTAAAAATTCTCTTGAAAAAGTTGTGTGTATAAAAACTAAACGAAAACATCTTCCTAACAATCATTATTTGATAAAGAATTCTGATGAAGAAATTAGGTTATTACATTCGAAAGTCTTAAAAACAAGACTATTGAAAGAGAATCAAATGAGTATTCTTCATTTTAATGAATGTTTAAGGTTAATAGGGCAAAATAAAACCATTTCTCAAGTTTCAAACATTGTAAGATTTCAACCAAAAACTATTAAAAAACTATTAAAAATTTCTGCAACAAATCAAGGTGATTTTGTTAAGAAATTTAAGAAAGTTTGTCGCAATTGCGACAATTATATTAACTATGTTAACTATATAGATTTTAATTTGTTAGCTGAACATTTGATATTTTATAGGTCAAGAAGAACTAGACTTCACTCAAAAACTATTCAAAACAAATGAAAAGATTTTATTAGATTTTGAAATGAAGAAGTTGACTATTTTAGAAAAAATCGATTTAGTAAGGATTTTACAAAAAGAGCCATAAAAGTTTCTGCTAAAGCACTTGTTAATAAATTTAAAAAACATTACCCTAATAGTCCTTGTCCTACGACAAGCACTGTATATAAGTGCTTAAAGTCAAATGAGTTTTCATTATCTATAGATATTTTACAATTTCTTTCGGTAGGAAAATACCGAAAGAGAACTGTTAAAACTCAAAAAAGTTCTCTTAAAAATGCAATTCCAATTCATCAAAGACCTGAGGAAGCTAACAATAGAACTATGGAAGGTCATTATGAACTTGATACAGTTATTGGTAAACGTGAGGACAAGTATTGTTTAGTTACTGTTTTAGATAGAAAATCTAGAAGACTCTATTCAGTTAGGTCACTAAAAACTTCATTAGCAGTTAAAAAATCATTGATTAAAATTATTGAAAATAACGCATTAAAAATCAAAACTTTAACAATTGACAACGGCTCCGAGAACGTGTTGTTGCACGAAGTTATTAATCAAAACAATTTATACAAATGTGACGCGTACTGCTCATATCAAAAAGGTTCTATCGAGAACATTCATAGACATATCAGAAGATATATTGCTAAAGGTATTTCAATGGACAAATTTTCTGATGAACAAATTCAAATAATGATCAATAGAATTAACAAATATTTATTACTTATCTCAAAATAA